The proteins below come from a single Clarias gariepinus isolate MV-2021 ecotype Netherlands chromosome 17, CGAR_prim_01v2, whole genome shotgun sequence genomic window:
- the bhlha9 gene encoding class A basic helix-loop-helix protein 9: MTSRSSYTGSEFSEEELELSLEARVDDDNGQKGSYIDSASPRSSLSEAEEGRPKKRSRPVRSKARRVAANVRERKRILDYNQAFNALRVALHHDLSGKRLSKIATLQRAINRISALSVFLNNNPPNATSKACNHRECHGQPGQVSQTHLEPQGYVSWEQPLAHQMQMHRLPSEQQSYMDHLRHVGSTCPLSPRYSCYSPDVQLYAAGGSCGSPASDNSSPPLYGRLGDGLGCQAGVWGSCSQSYMDNEATQTLPFSWHMGYLQETGPQHCYPML, translated from the coding sequence ATGACGAGTCGCAGCAGTTATACTGGCTCTGAGTTTTCAGAGGAGGAGTTGGAGTTGAGTCTGGAGGCTCGGGTAGATGATGACAACGGGCAGAAAGGCTCCTACATCGATAGCGCAAGCCCCAGGAGCAGCCTCAGCGAGGCCGAAGAGGGTCGGCCGAAGAAGCGCAGCAGGCCGGTGCGATCCAAGGCCCGTAGGGTGGCAGCCAATGTGAGAGAGAGGAAGCGGATTCTGGATTATAACCAGGCCTTCAATGCATTACGTGTGGCACTCCATCATGACCTGAGTGGCAAACGACTTTCCAAGATAGCCACGCTGCAACGTGCCATCAACCGCATCTCAGCGTTATCTGTGTTTCTAAACAACAACCCACCCAATGCAACCAGCAAAGCGTGCAACCACCGGGAATGCCACGGACAACCCGGACAAGTGTCCCAAACCCATTTGGAGCCCCAAGGCTATGTGTCCTGGGAGCAACCACTGGCGCACCAGATGCAGATGCACAGGCTGCCTTCGGAGCAGCAATCCTACATGGACCATTTGAGACACGTGGGATCAACCTGTCCGCTGTCACCACGCTATTCCTGCTACTCTCCCGATGTCCAGCTTTATGCCGCAGGTGGATCCTGTGGCAGTCCTGCAAGTGACAATTCTAGTCCTCCTCTATACGGGCGACTGGGTGACGGTTTGGGCTGCCAGGCTGGAGTTTGGGGATCTTGCTCCCAAAGCTATATGGATAACGAGGCAACTCAGACTCTACCGTTTTCCTGGCACATGGGTTATCTCCAGGAGACAGGTCCGCAACACTGCTACCCAATGCTATGA